The region AGTCCTGCAGCCACACCGTGAGGGCGCCACCTACAGCCACGGTGACCACCCACACGAGCACGGCCCACCGCCACACCCGGCGGCTCACCCCCACACCTCGACGTCCACCACGGCGGTCACCGGGATCGGTCCGTACACGTGCGGGAATTCCTCGGCGCCCGGCTTCGGGGCCTCGTACTTCAGCGGTACGTCGAGTCGCGCGGGGTCCACGACCAGCACCACCAGGTCGTCGGGGCCGTCGTAGGAGCCGTACAGGAACGCTGCCACACGCGGGAGTTGGTCACGCGTCGAGCAGTGGATGAAGCCCTCCTCCCGGAGGGTGCGGCCACGCGTCGACATCTCGTACGTGCCACGCGCGCGGGCCGCTTCCCAGAGGGCGCGTTCGGTGATGTGGAGTATGTGTGGGAGCGGGGATTCGGACATGAGGCCAAAATAGCGCCGCGGACGCGAACGCTCACCCGCTCCTACGGCTCGGGCCGCGGCGGTATGCCGACGCCCCCGGAGCCGTCCTCGGCATCGGCATCGGCGGCCGGATCGACGTACGCCTCGCACGCGGTGTTCCGGCACGGCCCGGCGACCCACTTCGGCACCCACGCGCCCAGGGTCTTGTACCGCCGTACCACCGTGGTCACGGGCTGTCCGCAGACGGGACAGTCGTGCTCGTCTCTGCCCATGCCCTCAGCGTATTGCGGGACCGACCGGGGCGCTCCCCACCGGTTCAGCGCTTTCTGCGGTACGTCCGCACGAGCACTCCGTTCCTGAACGGGCGCAGGTCGTCGACGTAGGTGAGCCGGGATCAGGCCTGGGGCTCGCGCCACATGGGCCACATCCGGGGGCCGTCCGGGAGGTCGAGGGGGCGATCGAGGAGGGCGAAGCCGAGCCGCTCGTACAGCGTGAAGCTGCGGGCGCTGCTCGCCTCCAGATAGGCGGCCACTCCCTCGCGGTCGCAGCGGTCCAGGACGTGCTGGATGAGGGCCGCGCCCAACCCCTGGCCCTGGCTGTCCGGCGCGACGCCGATCATCCACAGGTATTCGTGGGCCCGGCCGACGGGGTGTATCGCGGCCGTGAGCTGCCCGATCAGTTCCACGCGCTCGTTGGCGGGATCGACGGCCTCCCGCAACTGGGCCGCGTCGCCGTTCTCCTCCGCCTCCCCTTCGTTCTCCGGGTGGGCGGCGGGGACGGACAGCCACAGGGCGCACCCCGTGCCGTCCTCGGCGAGGTCGACGCGGCCCTCGGCGAGCACGATGTCGAGGAAGGCGGCCATCAGTTTGGGATGCGTCACGCGGCGGTGTTGCTGGTCCGGGAATACCCAGCCGCTCACCGGGTCGTCCTGGAACGCCTCGTCCAGCAGTCGGACCACCAGCTCCCGGTCGTCCTCGCCCGCCGTACGTATCGCCACGCCCATGCCCGCCCCTTTTGTCTCAACCACCGCTGATCGTATGGCGGTTGAGCGTAACCGGTGTGCGGGATGTGACGGGCCCCGCACACCGTGGGGATGTGCGGGTCCCGCCGCCGGAGCGCCGCCTCGGGGCGCACGGAGTCAGGGCCGTGCGCCCCGCCGCGGATGGCGGGTGGCTCCGGGGCCTCAGGTGGTGCGGCGGGTCACGAACTCGGCCAACGACAGGAGACCGCCGGCCGCCTCCGGGTCGGGGACCGCGCGGGACAGCTCGTGTATCGCGCGGGCCATCCGGTCGGCCGCCTGGAGCTGCGCCCAGTCCCGGCCGCCCGCCCGCTCGACGGCGAGCACCGTCCGCTCCAGTGCCCCTTCCACCCCCTCGTCGTACGGAACCGCGTACAACTCGGCCAGTTCCGTGGCCGCCGGTGTGCCGGAGGCCAGTGCGGCCACCACGGGCAGCGACTTCTTGCGGGCGACCAGATCCGCCCCGGCCGGCTTGCCGGTGCGGCTCGGGTCCCCCCATATCCCGATCACGTCGTCGATGAGCTGAAAGGCGAGCCCGGCCTCCCGGCCGAACGCGTCCATCGCCTCGACGTCCCCGGCCGATCCGCCCGCGTAGAGCGCCCCGAGGGCGCAGGCGCAGCCGAGCAGTGCGCCCGTCTTGGCCTCGGCCATGACGAGGCACTCGTCGAGGGTGACCTCGCCAGGGCCCCGTTTCTCCATGGCCGTGTCCGCGTGCTGCCCCTCGCACAGCTCGACGACGCAGGACGCGAGCCGGGCGGCGGCGGTGGCGGACGCCGGGTGCGGGTCCTCGGCGAGCAGCCGCATCGCCAGGGCGTGCAGGGCGTCCCCCGTGAGGATCGCGTCGGCGTCACCGAACACGGTCCACGCGGTGGGCCGGTGTCTGCGGGTGGTGTCCCGGTCCATGACGTCGTCGTGCAGCAGGGTGAAGTTGTGGACCAGTTCCACCGCGGCGGCCGCCCGTACCGCAGTTTCCCGGCGGCCGCCGAGTGCCGCGGCCGCGGTCAGCACGAGCGCGGGGCGGATCGCCTTGCCCGCGTTGCCCGCCGCCGGACTACCGTCCGCGTGCTCCCACCCGAAGTGGTAGCGCGCGACGCGGCGCATGGCCCCGGGAAGCGATTCGATCGCCCGGCGCAGCTCGGGATCGACCACGGCCCGGGCCTGCTCCAGGATGAGATCGGCGTCCTGCCCGTCCGCCCCGGCGAGCGGACCGCGTTCCTCGCCCTTCCCCCGCACCTGTACGGGGAGGTCCTCCTGCCCCGCGTCGTGCCTTGCGCCCACGGCCGGCCGCTCCCGTCCCCCGGACTCCGGGTATCTCTCCGAACGCCTTCGAGTCGGACCGCCGATGGAGTTCCGCCTCTCCGGGTCCAGAGTCCCGACGGTCTCGGCCGGGCCGTGGGGCGGGGTCATCGCCAGCGGCCGATCTCGACGTTCTCCAGCACGCCGAGGGCGTCCGGCACCAGGACGGCCGCCGAGTAGTAGGCCGTCACCAGGTAGTTGATGACCGCCTGTTCGTTGATGCCCATGAACCGCACGGACAGGCTGGGCTCGATCTCGTCGGGGATTCCGGCCTGCTGGAGCCCGATGACCCCCTGTTCGGCCTCGCCGGTACGCATGGCGATGATCGAGGTCGTACGGGCCTCGGTGACCGGGATCTTGTTGCACGGGTAGATCGGCACCCCACGCCAGGTGGGGATGCGGTTGCCGCTCATGTCGATCGTCTCGGGGACGAGGCCGCGCTTGTTCAGCTCACGGCCGATCGCGGAGATCGCCCGCGGATGCGCCAGCAGGAACTTGGTCCCGCGCCGCCTGCTGAGCAGTTCGTCCAGGTCGTCGGGGCTGGGTACACCGTCGTGCGGCTGGAGCCGCTGGTCGTACTCGCAGTTGCTGAGCAGTCCGAACTCCCGGTTGTTGACGAGTTCGTGCTCCTGGCGCTCCTTCAGGGCCTCGACCGTGAGCCGGAGCTGCTGCTCGGTCTGGTTCATCGGCTGGTTGTAGAGGTCGGCGACGCGCGAGTGGATGCGCAGTACGGTCTGGGCGATGCTCAGTTCGTACTCGCGGGGGCTGGCCTCGTAGTCGACGAACGTGCGCGGGATGTCCGCCTCGCCGCGGTGACCGGCCGCGAGGTCGATCTCCCGCTCACCGTATTTGTTGGCGTTCTGCTCCGGGATCGATCGCAGCTCCTGAAGGTGCCCGCTCAGCGAGTCGGCGCGCTCGGCGACCTGCTCGAAGTGCTGACGGGTGAGTGTCAGCACGGTGACCGCGGTGACCGCGCGGGCCGTGTACTCCCAGAGGGCGTCGGGGTCGAGCAGCGCCTGGTCCCCGAAGTACGCCCCGTCGGCCAGCATGCCGAGCTCGGTGTCGTCGCCGTACGGACCCGTGCCGATCTTCTCGACCTTGCCGTGCACCAGCAGGAACACCTCGTCGTTCGGGCTGCCGAACGAGGCGATCTCCGAACCGGGGGTGAACTCCCGCTGCTGGCAGCGCCGGGCGAGCTCCGAGAGCACTTCCTCGTCCTCGTAGGACCGCAGGGCCGGCAACTCGGACAGTTCGGCGGGGACCACTTCCACGCGGTCACCCGTCTTCACGAACGTCAGACGGCCGTCTCCCACGGAGTAGGTGAGCCGCCGGTTCACACGGTATGTACCACCCTGCACGTTCACCCAGGGGAGCATGCGCAGCAGCCAGCGCGAGCTGATCTCCTGCATCTGGGGTACGGACTTGGTGGTGGTGGCCAGATTCCGCGCGGCCGTTGTGCCGAGACTCTGCTGCGGCTTGTCCTGCTCCGTGCGGATCTCTTCGCCTACCGACATAAAGAACTGCCTCCCCACTAACGCGTAATGCGCCGCCACGTCGCCCCCTCTCGGGTGTGCTCCGCGTCGGACGCCTGCGCGCACCAGCCTTCCGTACCGAACGGGGCAGTGCTATTACACGAATGAGCGGGAATGGATCATCTCCGAAGTGGGCACAAAGAGGTTCTTCGCCCCCTCGTTCGACCCGGCGAACGAGAATTACCTCGTACGGGGAACTTCAAGATCGGGCGGGCCGTTTGAGCATTCGACGGACGACGAACAGGAGAGACCGATGGCAGGCTTCCTGGACCGCGCCAAGGAACAGGCACAGCGCGGCCTGACGCAGGGCAAGCAGAAGCTCGACGAGGTACAGGCCCAGCGGGCCGGCGCCGACCTGCTCAAGAAAGTGGGCGCGGCGTACTACGCGGAGCGGCGCGGCAGCGGCTCCCCCGACGCGACACAGCGGGCCCTGCAAGCTCTGGAGAGCCACATCGCGGTGAACGGGGACGCGTTTCTGCGCCAGTGACGGCCGGTGACTCCGTATCGGCGTCACCGACCGGACAGCGGGACAGCGGGACAGCGGGATGACGGGAAAGGCCGGGACAGCCGGATCGGCCGGATCGGCTCGCACGCCGTGCGAACAATTCGACCTCGACCGTCGGATTCCGGTACAAGCTGCGGTACGAGGCGGTCACGACCGGTGGCCGTCGCGCAGCGAAGGAGACGGTCATGGCCCCACCCATGTCCGCCGGCGACTTTCTGGACCGGCTCAGGGAAGAAGGCGTCGACGTCGTCGAAGTGGGCGACTGGGTCCACCACAACCGCAACCACAAAGGTCCCTGGGGCCCGGTCCACGGCGTGATGATCCATCACACGGCGACCCGGGGCAGCGAGTACACGGTGGAACTCTGCCGCGAGGGTTACGCCGAGCTGCCGGGCCCCCTGTGCCACGGCGTCATCACCAAGGACGGGCGCGTCCATCTGGTCGGTTACGGCAGGGCCAACCACGCGGGCCTGGGTGACGACGACGTGCTGCGGGCGGTGATCGCGGAGAAGGCGCTGCCGCCGGACAACGAGGCCAACACGGACGGGAACCGTCACTTCTACGGCTTCGAGTGCGAGAACCTCGGCGACGGCGAGGATCCCTGGCCGCCGGCCCAGCTCGACGCCGTCGAGAAGGTCGCCGCCGCACTGTGCCGTCACCACGGCTGGACGGAACGGTCGGTCATCGGCCACCTCGAATGGCAGCCCGGCAAGGTCGATCCCCGGGGCTTCGGCATGCAGTGGCTGAGGGAACGGGTGCGGGACCGTCTGAAGTAGGAGTTTCCTCGCCCCCGCCGGCCCTGAACGGGCCTTGTCCTCGCACTCCCCCAGAAGGGAAACCCCCAACGGGCTGGTAGGGACAATGGTCCCGTGTCTCTGCCCAGTCCCCTCCAGGAACTCGCGGACCGCCGGTTCTCCCGCCACGGTCTGCGTCTGCTGCTCAAGCGCGACGACCTCATCCACCCGGACCTGATCGGCAACAAGTGGCGCAAGCTGGTCCCCAACCTGGAAGCCGCCGCCGGACGCCCGATCCTCACCTTCGGCGGCGCCTACTCCAACCATCTGCGCGCCACAGCCACCGCCGGCCGCATCCTGGGCCTGCCCACGGTCGGTGTGGTCCGAGGTCAGGAACTCGCCGACCGCCCCCTCAACCCCTCACTGGCGCACTGCGTGGCCGACGGCATGCGGCTGCACTTCGTCGACAGATCGACCTACCGGCACAAGGCCGACCCTGACACCCTCGCCACCATCCGCCGGGCGGCCGGGGCCGAGGACACGCACGTCGTGCCGGAAGGCGGCAGCAACCCGCTCGCCGTACGCGGCTGCCGCGCCCTCGGTGAGGAGCTGCGCGGCCACGCCGATGTCGTCGCGATCGCCTGCGGCACCGGGGGCACCCTCGCCGGCCTCGCCGCGGGCCTCGCTCCCGAGCAGCGCGCCCTCGGCGTCCCGGTCCTCAGAGGGGGCTTCCTGGACGCGGAGATACGTGCCCTTCAGGACCTCGCCTTCGACGGGCCCCGCGGCTCGTGGACCCTCGACCACCGCTTCCATTTCGGCGGCTACGCCCGTACGCCCCCCGAACTGCACGCCTTCGCCGACGACTTCGAGGCCCGTCACGGCGTCCCCGTGGAACGTCTCTATGTCGCCAAGATGCTGTACGGACTTGTCGCCCTCGCACAGGAGGGCGCGTTCGCGAACGGGACCACCATCGCGGCGGTGATCACGGGGCGCCCGTTCCCCTGAACCACCGGGCCGCGAGCCGGGCGCGGCACCCGTCCTACTCCGCCTCCCGGAACGCCGCCGCCTCCTCCAGGTCCAGCCGTCGCAGCAGGGTCCGCAGCATCTCGTCGTCTATGTAGCGCCCGTCCCGCAGCCGCACGAACACCTCCCGCTCCGCGCTGATCATCTCGCGGGACAGCCGCCGGTAGGTGTCGTCCACCGTCTCGCCGGTCACGGGGTTGACCGAGCCCAGCCGCTCCCAGACGGCGTTCTGGCGGCGTTCCAGCACCATGCGCAGCCGGTCGGCCAGCGGAGGGGGCAGCGCGTTGCGTTCGTCCTCCAGCAGGCCTTCCAGGCGCCCCTGTGCGGCCCTGGACGCCTGCGCCTGGGCGTTGGCCTCCGCGAGCGTCTCGGCCTGTGTGTCACGCCCGGGCACCTTCAGCAGCCGGATCAGCGGGGGCAGCGTCAGCCCCTGGACGACCAGCGTGCCGATGACTGTCGTGAAGGTCAGGAAGAGGATCAGGTTCCGTTCCGGGAACGCCTCGCCGCCCTCCATGGTGAGCGGGATCGAGAAGGCGATGGCCAGCGAGACGACCCCCCTCATCCCGGCCCAGGAGATGACGAACGCGCCCTTCCAGGTCGGATTCGGCTCCCGTTCCCGGATCCGCGCCGACAGCAGCCGGGGCACGAACGTCCCGGGATAGACCCAGGCGAACCGGGTGACGACGACCGCGAGGAAGACGGCGATCGCGTACCAGGCGGCATCGACACCCTCGTACGCCCCGAGCCCCTTCATGACGACGGGCAGTTGCAGCCCGATCAGGGCGAAGACAGCCGATTCGAGAACGAAGGCAACCATTTTCCAGACCGCCTCCTCCTGGAGGCGGGTCGCGAAATCGACCTCCCACGCGCGATGTCCCAGATAGAGCGCGACGACGACCACGGCGAGGACCCCGGACGCGTGCACCTCCTCGGCGACCGCGTACGCGGCGAACGGGATCAGCAGGGACATCGTGTTCTGCAGCAGGGCTTCTTTCAGGCACCTGCGCAGCCAGTGGATCGGCACCATCAGGAGCAGTCCGATGCCGACGCCGCCGACAGCCGCGAGCAGGAACTCGCCGATCCCGCCCGCCCAGGTCGCGCCCTCCCCCACAGCCGCCGCGAGGGCGACGCGGTAGGCGGTGATCGCGGTGGCGTCGTTCACCAGGGACTCGCCCTGGAGGATGGTGGTGACCCGCGACGGCAGCCCGACCCGGCGGGCGATCGCCGTGGCCGCCACGGCGTCCGGGGGCGCCACGACCGCGCCGAGCACCAGCGCGGCGGTGAGGGGCAGACCGGGCACGATCAGATAGGCCGCCCAGCCGACGGCGAGCGTCGCGAAGAGCACGTACCCCACGGACAGCAGTGCCACGGGCCGCAGTTGCGCGCGCAGATCGAGGTACGAGCTGTCGACGGCCGCCGTGTACAGCAGCGGGGGCAGCATCAGCGGCAGGACGACATGCGGGTCGAGCGCGTAGTCGGGCACCCCGGGGACGTACGCGAACAGCAGTCCGGCCGCGACCAGCAGCAGCGGGGGCGGGACGGGGGTGCGGCGGGCCGCGGCGGCAATGGCGGCGCTCCCCGCGACCAGCAGGAGCAGTGGCATCACATGCATCGGTTTCGGCCCACTC is a window of Streptomyces sp. B21-083 DNA encoding:
- a CDS encoding family 2B encapsulin nanocompartment shell protein, whose product is MSVGEEIRTEQDKPQQSLGTTAARNLATTTKSVPQMQEISSRWLLRMLPWVNVQGGTYRVNRRLTYSVGDGRLTFVKTGDRVEVVPAELSELPALRSYEDEEVLSELARRCQQREFTPGSEIASFGSPNDEVFLLVHGKVEKIGTGPYGDDTELGMLADGAYFGDQALLDPDALWEYTARAVTAVTVLTLTRQHFEQVAERADSLSGHLQELRSIPEQNANKYGEREIDLAAGHRGEADIPRTFVDYEASPREYELSIAQTVLRIHSRVADLYNQPMNQTEQQLRLTVEALKERQEHELVNNREFGLLSNCEYDQRLQPHDGVPSPDDLDELLSRRRGTKFLLAHPRAISAIGRELNKRGLVPETIDMSGNRIPTWRGVPIYPCNKIPVTEARTTSIIAMRTGEAEQGVIGLQQAGIPDEIEPSLSVRFMGINEQAVINYLVTAYYSAAVLVPDALGVLENVEIGRWR
- a CDS encoding family 2 encapsulin nanocompartment cargo protein polyprenyl transferase, which gives rise to MRGKGEERGPLAGADGQDADLILEQARAVVDPELRRAIESLPGAMRRVARYHFGWEHADGSPAAGNAGKAIRPALVLTAAAALGGRRETAVRAAAAVELVHNFTLLHDDVMDRDTTRRHRPTAWTVFGDADAILTGDALHALAMRLLAEDPHPASATAAARLASCVVELCEGQHADTAMEKRGPGEVTLDECLVMAEAKTGALLGCACALGALYAGGSAGDVEAMDAFGREAGLAFQLIDDVIGIWGDPSRTGKPAGADLVARKKSLPVVAALASGTPAATELAELYAVPYDEGVEGALERTVLAVERAGGRDWAQLQAADRMARAIHELSRAVPDPEAAGGLLSLAEFVTRRTT
- a CDS encoding GNAT family N-acetyltransferase, coding for MGVAIRTAGEDDRELVVRLLDEAFQDDPVSGWVFPDQQHRRVTHPKLMAAFLDIVLAEGRVDLAEDGTGCALWLSVPAAHPENEGEAEENGDAAQLREAVDPANERVELIGQLTAAIHPVGRAHEYLWMIGVAPDSQGQGLGAALIQHVLDRCDREGVAAYLEASSARSFTLYERLGFALLDRPLDLPDGPRMWPMWREPQA
- a CDS encoding Na+/H+ antiporter, with amino-acid sequence MHVMPLLLLVAGSAAIAAAARRTPVPPPLLLVAAGLLFAYVPGVPDYALDPHVVLPLMLPPLLYTAAVDSSYLDLRAQLRPVALLSVGYVLFATLAVGWAAYLIVPGLPLTAALVLGAVVAPPDAVAATAIARRVGLPSRVTTILQGESLVNDATAITAYRVALAAAVGEGATWAGGIGEFLLAAVGGVGIGLLLMVPIHWLRRCLKEALLQNTMSLLIPFAAYAVAEEVHASGVLAVVVVALYLGHRAWEVDFATRLQEEAVWKMVAFVLESAVFALIGLQLPVVMKGLGAYEGVDAAWYAIAVFLAVVVTRFAWVYPGTFVPRLLSARIREREPNPTWKGAFVISWAGMRGVVSLAIAFSIPLTMEGGEAFPERNLILFLTFTTVIGTLVVQGLTLPPLIRLLKVPGRDTQAETLAEANAQAQASRAAQGRLEGLLEDERNALPPPLADRLRMVLERRQNAVWERLGSVNPVTGETVDDTYRRLSREMISAEREVFVRLRDGRYIDDEMLRTLLRRLDLEEAAAFREAE
- a CDS encoding 1-aminocyclopropane-1-carboxylate deaminase/D-cysteine desulfhydrase, with the translated sequence MSLPSPLQELADRRFSRHGLRLLLKRDDLIHPDLIGNKWRKLVPNLEAAAGRPILTFGGAYSNHLRATATAGRILGLPTVGVVRGQELADRPLNPSLAHCVADGMRLHFVDRSTYRHKADPDTLATIRRAAGAEDTHVVPEGGSNPLAVRGCRALGEELRGHADVVAIACGTGGTLAGLAAGLAPEQRALGVPVLRGGFLDAEIRALQDLAFDGPRGSWTLDHRFHFGGYARTPPELHAFADDFEARHGVPVERLYVAKMLYGLVALAQEGAFANGTTIAAVITGRPFP
- a CDS encoding N-acetylmuramoyl-L-alanine amidase → MAPPMSAGDFLDRLREEGVDVVEVGDWVHHNRNHKGPWGPVHGVMIHHTATRGSEYTVELCREGYAELPGPLCHGVITKDGRVHLVGYGRANHAGLGDDDVLRAVIAEKALPPDNEANTDGNRHFYGFECENLGDGEDPWPPAQLDAVEKVAAALCRHHGWTERSVIGHLEWQPGKVDPRGFGMQWLRERVRDRLK
- a CDS encoding DUF952 domain-containing protein, producing MSESPLPHILHITERALWEAARARGTYEMSTRGRTLREEGFIHCSTRDQLPRVAAFLYGSYDGPDDLVVLVVDPARLDVPLKYEAPKPGAEEFPHVYGPIPVTAVVDVEVWG